A window of the Mesorhizobium opportunistum WSM2075 genome harbors these coding sequences:
- a CDS encoding PIG-L deacetylase family protein, producing MKILALGAHPDDIEIFMFGTMAAYAAQGAELTFAVATDGARGGKSDPVILARVRREEATAAAALLGATPRFLDFPDGELVADAALIGALKGLIREIGPDLVITHAPNDYHADHRALSDGVRIAASFSVPVLHADTMGGTGFSPTHYIDISNHAEIKAQAIRMHQSQDPDRFADAARTQNLFRSGQCNGEQASQAEAFRFEPIFPFGDIRALLPPAPPIRTVMVSTKKVD from the coding sequence TTGAAAATACTGGCTCTCGGTGCGCATCCGGACGACATCGAGATCTTCATGTTCGGTACGATGGCCGCCTATGCGGCGCAAGGCGCAGAGCTCACTTTTGCCGTGGCCACGGATGGGGCCAGGGGCGGTAAGAGCGATCCCGTCATTCTCGCCCGTGTCCGGCGCGAGGAAGCCACGGCCGCGGCCGCGCTGCTGGGGGCGACGCCGCGCTTCCTCGACTTTCCCGACGGCGAGCTGGTGGCCGACGCCGCGCTGATCGGCGCGCTGAAAGGGCTCATTCGCGAGATCGGGCCGGACCTGGTGATCACGCACGCACCCAACGACTATCACGCTGATCACCGCGCGCTGTCCGACGGCGTACGAATCGCGGCCTCGTTCAGCGTTCCGGTGCTGCATGCCGACACGATGGGCGGCACCGGATTTTCGCCGACGCACTATATCGATATTTCCAACCACGCCGAGATCAAGGCGCAGGCCATCCGCATGCACCAATCGCAGGACCCGGACCGCTTCGCCGACGCCGCCCGGACGCAGAACCTTTTTCGCTCCGGCCAGTGCAATGGTGAGCAAGCCTCGCAGGCCGAAGCCTTCCGCTTCGAGCCGATATTTCCTTTCGGCGACATTCGCGCGCTGCTGCCGCCGGCACCACCGATCCGGACGGTCATGGTGAGCACCAAGAAGGTCGACTGA
- a CDS encoding DMT family transporter produces MTNGILLALIAYASYSGSDAVIKSLGGQFTVFEIGFFATLFAGCFLFFTRPAGERWRDFWRMKRPWAVQARAWAGIPSGVLSVYAFTHIPLAEVYALIFLAPLLVTILSTVILKEKVGPWRWLAVVAGFAGVMLVVRPGFRELNLGHLAAFVVAFLAATSVILMRSLAQQEKRTSMLGVLVGYGLVFNGLGAATTSFTLPNAMQLVWLALAGAFTAGGQLLQLLAAKYAPANRIAPTHYSQIVWAVILGALFFQEYPDWLSLVGLAVVGGSGLLTMVREEARLGTVRWNPFSRTRL; encoded by the coding sequence GTGACGAACGGAATCCTGCTCGCGCTGATCGCCTATGCAAGCTATTCGGGCAGCGATGCCGTTATCAAGAGCCTGGGCGGACAGTTCACCGTCTTCGAGATCGGTTTCTTCGCCACCTTGTTTGCCGGCTGTTTCCTGTTCTTCACCCGCCCGGCGGGCGAACGCTGGCGCGATTTCTGGCGCATGAAGCGGCCATGGGCCGTGCAAGCCCGGGCCTGGGCCGGCATCCCGTCCGGGGTACTCAGCGTCTATGCTTTCACCCACATTCCCCTGGCCGAAGTCTACGCCTTGATCTTCCTGGCACCCTTGCTGGTCACCATCCTGTCGACCGTCATCCTGAAGGAAAAGGTCGGCCCCTGGCGATGGCTGGCCGTGGTCGCCGGCTTTGCCGGGGTGATGCTGGTGGTGCGGCCGGGCTTTCGTGAATTGAACCTCGGCCATCTGGCCGCCTTCGTGGTTGCCTTCCTCGCTGCGACCAGCGTCATCCTGATGCGCTCGCTCGCCCAGCAGGAGAAGCGCACGTCGATGCTCGGCGTACTCGTCGGCTATGGCCTGGTGTTCAACGGGCTCGGCGCCGCGACCACCTCGTTTACCTTGCCGAATGCCATGCAGTTGGTTTGGCTGGCGTTGGCCGGCGCCTTCACCGCCGGCGGACAATTGCTGCAGCTGCTCGCCGCCAAATACGCCCCAGCCAACCGTATTGCGCCGACACATTATTCGCAGATCGTCTGGGCGGTCATCCTCGGCGCGCTGTTCTTTCAGGAATATCCCGACTGGCTGTCGCTGGTCGGCCTCGCGGTCGTCGGCGGTTCCGGCCTGCTGACCATGGTGCGCGAGGAAGCAAGGCTGGGCACGGTGCGCTGGAACCCGTTTTCGCGGACCCGGCTTTGA
- the hrpB gene encoding ATP-dependent helicase HrpB encodes MIAEPLPQLPVSAVLPALSEALGSGNSAVLVAPPGAGKTTLVPLALLDAPWLGAGKIVLLEPRRLAARAAARRMAELLDEEPGAAVGYAMRMENRTSAKTRILVVTEGVLARMILDDPELPGVSAVIFDEFHERSLDGDFGLALALDVQGALRPDLRLLVMSATLDGARVAKLLSGAPVIESEGRAFPVDIRYDERPAGIPIEDAMAKAIRNALADESGSVLAFLPGQREIERTAERLSGKIGADTDIVPLYGMLDGKAQDAAIKPAQPGRRKVVLATSIAETSITIDGVRVVIDSGLSRLPRYEPASGLTRLETVRVSKASADQRAGRAGRTQAGVAIRLWRAEQTAALPAFTPPEILEADLSGLLLDCAAFGVADPATLAFLDPPPAPALNEARVLLRALHAIDEAGRLTEAGASMRKLALPVRLAHMVAEAAKSGHAGEAAMLAVLLTERGLGGDGADLERRLMRFRGERSPRATAARQLAERLARQVGGTKQSEAASAGPLLIHAWPDRVAKARGERGRFVLANGSGAMLDAADPLAGEPFLVVADLQGKAQNARIAAAAAIGEDDIRAALADRIETRRQTSFDRERSAVRVRETVRLGAITLAERMLPPPSGADADRAILDALREHGLSLLSWNKEAETLRQRLSWLHRGLGSPWPDMSDAALIERLDDWLLPFLSGAASFAAIDSAAVSAGLASLVPHDLQRKIDTLAPTHFDAPSGSHLPIRYDGEWPVLAVRVQELFGLDRHPSIANGTVPLTLELLSPAHRPIQTTRDLPGFWRGSWADVRADMRGRYPKHVWPENPLQAAATARAKPRGT; translated from the coding sequence ATGATCGCAGAACCCTTGCCGCAACTTCCGGTATCAGCCGTGTTGCCGGCGCTGAGCGAGGCGCTTGGCTCCGGCAACAGCGCCGTGCTGGTGGCGCCGCCCGGTGCCGGCAAGACGACGCTGGTGCCGCTGGCGCTGCTCGATGCGCCGTGGCTGGGTGCCGGCAAGATCGTGCTGCTCGAACCGCGCCGGCTTGCCGCCCGCGCCGCCGCCCGCCGCATGGCTGAACTGCTCGACGAAGAACCCGGCGCCGCCGTCGGCTATGCCATGCGCATGGAAAACCGCACCTCGGCAAAAACCAGGATATTGGTCGTCACCGAAGGCGTGCTGGCGCGCATGATCCTCGACGATCCCGAATTGCCCGGCGTCTCGGCGGTGATCTTCGACGAATTCCACGAGCGTTCGCTCGATGGCGATTTCGGCTTGGCGCTGGCGCTCGATGTGCAAGGCGCCCTGCGGCCGGACCTGCGGCTGCTGGTGATGTCGGCGACACTCGATGGCGCGCGCGTCGCAAAACTCCTGTCGGGCGCGCCGGTTATCGAAAGCGAGGGCCGTGCCTTCCCCGTCGACATCCGCTACGACGAACGGCCTGCCGGCATCCCTATCGAGGACGCCATGGCCAAGGCGATCCGCAACGCTCTCGCGGACGAAAGCGGCAGCGTGCTTGCCTTCCTGCCCGGCCAGCGCGAGATCGAGCGCACCGCCGAGCGGCTGTCCGGCAAGATCGGCGCCGACACCGACATCGTGCCGCTCTATGGCATGCTCGACGGCAAGGCGCAGGACGCGGCGATCAAGCCGGCGCAACCAGGCCGCCGCAAGGTGGTGCTGGCGACCTCGATCGCCGAGACCTCGATCACCATCGACGGCGTGCGGGTCGTCATCGATTCCGGCCTGTCACGGCTGCCGCGCTATGAGCCAGCGAGCGGTCTCACCCGGCTGGAGACGGTGCGCGTCAGCAAGGCATCGGCCGACCAGCGCGCCGGCCGCGCCGGGCGCACGCAAGCTGGCGTCGCCATCCGGCTGTGGCGCGCCGAGCAGACGGCGGCATTGCCCGCCTTCACGCCGCCGGAAATCCTCGAAGCGGACCTTTCGGGCCTGCTGCTCGACTGCGCCGCCTTTGGCGTCGCCGATCCCGCGACGCTCGCCTTCCTCGATCCGCCGCCGGCCCCGGCGCTCAACGAGGCAAGGGTGCTGCTGCGCGCGCTCCATGCCATCGACGAGGCCGGGCGTCTGACCGAAGCGGGCGCGTCGATGCGCAAGCTCGCTCTGCCGGTGCGGCTGGCGCATATGGTCGCCGAGGCTGCGAAGAGCGGCCATGCCGGGGAGGCGGCCATGCTGGCCGTGTTGCTCACCGAACGCGGGCTTGGCGGCGACGGCGCTGATCTGGAGCGACGGCTGATGCGCTTTCGTGGGGAGAGATCGCCGCGCGCTACCGCCGCGCGGCAACTGGCTGAGAGGCTGGCAAGGCAGGTGGGCGGTACAAAACAAAGCGAAGCTGCTTCAGCCGGTCCTCTGCTCATCCACGCCTGGCCGGACCGCGTCGCCAAGGCGCGCGGTGAACGCGGGCGCTTCGTGCTGGCCAATGGCTCCGGCGCCATGCTCGATGCCGCCGATCCGCTGGCCGGCGAGCCGTTTCTGGTCGTCGCCGACCTGCAAGGCAAGGCGCAGAATGCGCGCATCGCGGCAGCGGCGGCAATCGGCGAGGACGACATCCGCGCCGCGCTGGCCGACCGGATCGAAACGCGCAGGCAAACGAGCTTCGATCGCGAGCGCAGCGCCGTGCGGGTGCGCGAAACCGTGCGCCTCGGCGCCATCACGCTCGCCGAGCGCATGCTGCCGCCGCCTTCAGGCGCCGATGCGGACAGGGCGATCCTCGACGCCTTGCGCGAACACGGATTGTCGCTGCTGAGCTGGAACAAGGAGGCCGAAACGCTGCGCCAACGGCTCTCATGGCTGCATCGTGGGCTTGGGTCGCCATGGCCCGACATGTCGGATGCTGCCCTCATCGAGCGCCTTGACGACTGGCTGCTGCCGTTCCTGTCCGGGGCCGCATCCTTCGCCGCCATCGATTCCGCTGCTGTTTCGGCCGGGCTGGCTTCGCTTGTGCCGCACGACCTCCAGCGCAAGATCGACACGCTGGCGCCGACCCATTTCGACGCGCCGTCCGGCAGCCATTTGCCGATCCGCTATGACGGCGAATGGCCGGTGCTGGCGGTGCGCGTGCAGGAATTGTTCGGCCTCGATCGCCATCCTTCGATCGCCAACGGCACGGTACCGCTGACGCTCGAACTGTTGTCGCCGGCGCACCGGCCGATCCAGACCACGCGCGACCTGCCCGGCTTCTGGCGCGGCTCCTGGGCGGATGTGCGGGCCGACATGCGCGGCCGCTATCCCAAGCACGTCTGGCCGGAAAATCCGCTGCAGGCGGCGGCTACTGCAAGAGCGAAGCCGAGAGGCACGTAA
- a CDS encoding ActS/PrrB/RegB family redox-sensitive histidine kinase, which yields MAMINVLRSPDFQQSQRLRLNTLIRLRWLAIVGQSVTVLVVAYGLKFPLPVSLCFALIACSAWMNLYLAFRFPAAHRLTPFAAFGILIFDSLQLAGLLYMTGGLTNPFSLLMTVPVVISATSLPLRLTALLGGLVMIAATLLVFIHLPLPWHEGAPLEMPFIYVAGMWMAVLSSIAFTAMYAFRVAAEARLLANALAATELVLQREQHLSALDGLAAAAAHELGTPLATITLVVKEMEKALGSDPKYGEDVKLLRSQSERCREILKRLTSLSTEGEAHLSRLPLTSLVEEVTAPHRDFGISIKLRPGERTGPEPVGRRNPGVIYGLGNLVENAVDFARKSVTVRWSWDEAIVTFSIIDDGPGFPPEIIDRIGEPYMSTRQGNEAGGGLGLGLFIAKTLLERSGATLDFRNSSGLGEGAVVQISWPRNVFLNPESAPATMFDTA from the coding sequence ATGGCCATGATCAACGTTTTGCGTTCGCCCGATTTCCAGCAGAGCCAGAGACTGCGCCTCAACACGCTGATCCGGCTGCGCTGGCTTGCCATTGTCGGCCAGAGCGTGACGGTGCTCGTCGTCGCCTACGGCCTGAAATTCCCGCTGCCGGTCAGCCTGTGCTTCGCGCTGATCGCCTGCTCGGCCTGGATGAACCTGTATCTCGCCTTCCGCTTTCCGGCGGCCCACCGGCTCACCCCGTTCGCCGCCTTCGGCATCCTGATCTTCGACAGCCTGCAGCTTGCCGGCCTGCTTTACATGACCGGTGGCCTGACCAATCCGTTCTCGCTGCTGATGACCGTACCCGTCGTCATCTCGGCGACGTCGCTGCCGTTGCGGCTGACCGCGCTGCTCGGCGGGCTGGTGATGATCGCGGCGACCTTGCTTGTGTTCATCCACCTGCCACTGCCTTGGCATGAGGGCGCGCCGCTGGAGATGCCCTTCATCTATGTCGCCGGCATGTGGATGGCGGTGCTGTCCTCGATCGCCTTCACGGCGATGTATGCCTTCCGGGTGGCGGCCGAAGCCCGGCTTCTGGCCAATGCGCTTGCCGCCACGGAACTGGTGCTGCAGCGTGAGCAGCATCTTTCGGCGCTCGACGGCCTCGCGGCGGCGGCGGCGCACGAACTGGGCACGCCGCTCGCCACCATCACGCTCGTCGTCAAGGAGATGGAAAAAGCACTCGGCAGCGATCCAAAATACGGCGAGGACGTAAAACTGCTTCGCTCACAGAGCGAACGCTGCCGCGAAATACTCAAGCGCCTCACCAGTCTGTCGACCGAGGGCGAAGCGCATCTTTCCCGCCTGCCGCTGACCTCGCTCGTCGAGGAGGTCACCGCGCCGCATCGCGACTTCGGCATCTCGATCAAGCTTCGGCCCGGCGAGCGAACCGGGCCGGAACCGGTCGGGCGCCGCAATCCGGGCGTCATCTACGGCCTCGGCAATTTGGTCGAGAATGCCGTCGATTTCGCCCGCAAGAGCGTCACCGTGCGCTGGAGCTGGGACGAGGCCATCGTCACCTTCTCGATCATCGACGACGGGCCCGGCTTCCCGCCCGAGATCATCGACCGCATCGGCGAGCCCTATATGTCGACGCGCCAGGGCAACGAAGCCGGCGGAGGCCTGGGGCTTGGCCTGTTCATCGCCAAGACGCTGCTCGAACGCTCCGGCGCCACGCTCGACTTCCGCAACTCGAGCGGACTGGGCGAGGGCGCCGTGGTGCAGATCTCGTGGCCCAGAAACGTCTTCCTGAACCCGGAATCGGCGCCCGCGACGATGTTTGACACTGCGTAA